The Sphaeramia orbicularis chromosome 18, fSphaOr1.1, whole genome shotgun sequence genome contains a region encoding:
- the trmt10b gene encoding tRNA methyltransferase 10 homolog B: MAQAHSEICEQQLNGVSEEIELLHIEVFTDEGQDRPGREDARCSRNVLRKQRHWERQVAAKKSKRKEEKMRRKLNREQQTGGRAGGPLLTKRVLKAITRERLAEAQCTGLKLCVDLSMTDSMSSKEVSRLAGQLRRLYGSNRKATQPFHLFLTNLREDSCLYKECIRMNSGFLRYMMDVTEDSCLDLFPPETVVYLTPDAEHALETVDSDKVYILGGLVDESVQKRLSLSRATELSVHTARLPIDEYMVKKHNPKNFHSKILAINQVFDILLTFCHTGSWTEAFHTWFPQGKGYIVAQDVSSTPDITVAQS, translated from the exons ATGGCACAGGCTCATTCTGAAATATGTGAACAGCAGCTGAATGGAGTTTCAGAGGAAATAGAGTTACTTCACATTGAAGTGTTTACAGATGAGGGTCAGGACAGACCCGGAAGAGAGGATGCACGGTGTTCT AGGAATGTGTTGAGGAAACAGAGGCACTGGGAGAGGCAGGTGGCAGCAAAGAAGAGCAAGAGGAAAGAggagaagatgaggaggaagcTGAACCGGGAGCAGCAGACGG GTGGTCGTGCTGGAGGTCCTCTGTTGACCAAACGGGTGCTGAAGGCGATCACCAGGGAGCGTTTAGCTGAGGCTCAATGCACAGGCCTCAAACTGTGTGTGGACTTAAGTATGACAGACTCCATGTCCAGCAAG GAGGTCAGTCGACTGGCCGGACAGTTGCGTCGTCTGTACGGCTCTAACAGGAAGGCGACTCAGCCGTTCCACCTGTTCCTGACCAACCTGAGGGAGGACAGCTGTCTGTACAAAGAGTGCATCAGGATGAACTCTGGATTCCTTCGTTACATG ATGGACGTAACAGAGGACAGCTGTCTGGATTTGTTTCCCCCAGAAACCGTTGTCTACCTCACACCAGATGCTGAGCATG CTTTGGAAACTGTGGATTCTGACAAAGTGTACATCCTTGGTGGCCTTGTGGATGAAAGTgtccaaaag AGGTTGAGTCTGTCTCGGGCCACAGAGCTGAGTGTCCACACGGCCAGGTTACCCATAGACGAGTACATGGTGAAGAAACACAACCCCAAAAACTTCCACTCCAAAATACTGGCAATTAATCAGG tgtttgaCATCTTGTTGACGTTCTGCCACACTGGGAGCTGGACAGAAGCTTTCCATACATGGTTTCCTCAGGGGAAGGGTTACATCGTTGCCCAAGACGTTTCCTCAACGCCCGACATCACTGTTGCACAAAGTTAG